Proteins encoded in a region of the Leifsonia sp. PS1209 genome:
- a CDS encoding response regulator transcription factor: protein MTINGWRRRALVVEDHALMRSLVAEALERRGFDVTPAASAAEALRLADTADPDLLVTDIDLGERPNGLELATILRERAPHIAIVFLSNLSREAAVARARETVSGASFVNKGAIEDIDELVAAAEAALAERPLSREAPEGDGRAAMLRLSEAQLETTRLLAAGFSNAEIARRRGVTVRAVEKSVERIFSALGVSGDDRVTPRVAAATLYTATFGDPRTGLG, encoded by the coding sequence ATGACGATCAACGGGTGGAGACGCAGAGCGCTGGTGGTCGAGGACCACGCGCTGATGCGTTCCCTCGTCGCCGAGGCGCTCGAACGGCGCGGGTTCGACGTCACGCCCGCCGCGTCCGCCGCCGAAGCGCTGCGCCTGGCCGACACGGCTGACCCCGATCTACTGGTCACCGACATCGACCTGGGGGAGCGGCCGAACGGCCTGGAGCTGGCGACCATCCTCCGCGAGCGCGCGCCGCACATCGCCATCGTGTTCCTCAGCAACCTGTCGAGGGAGGCGGCCGTCGCGCGTGCGCGGGAGACGGTGAGCGGCGCGTCGTTCGTGAACAAGGGCGCCATCGAGGACATCGACGAACTGGTCGCCGCCGCCGAGGCGGCGCTGGCGGAGCGTCCGCTCTCTCGGGAGGCGCCGGAGGGCGACGGCCGGGCCGCCATGCTGCGGCTGAGCGAAGCGCAGCTGGAGACCACGCGGCTGCTCGCCGCGGGCTTCTCGAACGCCGAGATCGCCCGCCGCCGCGGGGTGACCGTGCGCGCCGTCGAGAAGAGCGTCGAGCGGATCTTCAGCGCGCTCGGCGTCTCCGGAGACGACCGCGTGACCCCGAGGGTCGCAGCGGCGACGCTCTACACGGCCACGTTCGGCGACCCGCGCACGGGCCTCGGCTGA
- a CDS encoding YdeI/OmpD-associated family protein encodes MVSFRTTLSAGGGNNVGIVVPEEVVLGFDRGKRVPVVVTIDGGYSYRNTIASMGGRYLISFNSETRAATGRGAGDEVEVTLEVDDAPRTVEVPADLAAAFEADPAAAQAWAALSYSKQRAHALSIDGAKSADTRARRVQGVIDALHA; translated from the coding sequence GTGGTCAGCTTCCGAACAACCCTGTCGGCCGGCGGCGGGAACAACGTCGGCATCGTCGTGCCAGAAGAGGTCGTGCTCGGCTTCGACCGAGGCAAGCGCGTCCCCGTCGTGGTGACCATCGACGGCGGGTACAGCTACCGGAACACCATCGCGTCGATGGGCGGCCGCTATCTGATCTCGTTCAACTCCGAGACCAGGGCGGCGACGGGCCGCGGCGCGGGCGACGAGGTCGAGGTCACGCTCGAGGTCGACGACGCACCGCGCACGGTCGAGGTGCCGGCCGACCTCGCCGCAGCGTTCGAGGCCGATCCGGCGGCGGCGCAGGCGTGGGCAGCCCTGTCGTACAGCAAGCAGCGTGCGCACGCGCTCTCCATCGACGGCGCCAAGAGCGCGGACACCAGGGCCAGGCGCGTGCAGGGCGTCATCGACGCGCTCCACGCGTAG
- a CDS encoding arylsulfotransferase family protein, whose product MTPDQKTPALSRRALITGGSMLGVGVAASLFAATRPGSGSSAATRQATPSPTATAQPVLRSFVSTDLTVPAITSWKTGTTAPGFLFVTQQVKGFNGAIVRESGEPVWIEPTKANVTDLKVQTYKGEPVLTYWTGTSTGGHGSGTGRILDSTYATIATVSAGNDLDVDLHEFNLTDRGTALITVYVTKPADLSSIGGPKNGYVFDCHVQEIDVETGKVLLDWSALDHIPVAETYLGLTQDPGHDGKTAGRAFDAYHLNAVEEDGDRILVSARHTHTIYSIDRVTGEVKWRFGGRRSDIAVAKDAVFAWQHDVRRHQDGSITLFDNHLYSGTDGASRGMRFSLDATETTATLEQSYSYDGHLGTAMGSVEVLPNGNVIVGWGTDPSVTEFTAAGDAVYEATLGAISYRASRHPWTAHPTTAPAVAVREEGEKTRVFASWNGATEVRSWRVLASTSGEPVPVGTVKRSGFETSLLIERAQRVAVQALDADGEVLGASRTISA is encoded by the coding sequence GTGACCCCCGATCAGAAAACACCTGCGCTCTCTCGCCGCGCGCTGATCACCGGCGGCAGCATGCTCGGCGTCGGCGTCGCCGCGAGTCTTTTCGCCGCCACCCGGCCGGGCTCCGGCTCGTCCGCCGCAACGCGCCAGGCCACGCCGTCGCCGACGGCCACCGCTCAGCCGGTGCTCCGCTCGTTCGTCAGCACCGACCTCACCGTCCCCGCAATCACCTCCTGGAAGACCGGCACGACCGCGCCCGGCTTCCTGTTCGTGACGCAGCAGGTGAAGGGCTTCAACGGAGCGATCGTGCGGGAGAGCGGCGAGCCGGTCTGGATCGAGCCGACCAAGGCCAACGTCACCGACCTCAAGGTGCAGACCTACAAGGGCGAACCCGTGCTCACGTACTGGACGGGCACCAGCACGGGCGGGCATGGCTCCGGCACCGGCAGGATCCTCGATTCCACCTACGCGACCATCGCTACGGTCTCCGCGGGAAACGACCTCGACGTCGACCTGCACGAGTTCAACCTCACCGACCGGGGCACCGCCCTCATCACCGTCTACGTGACGAAGCCCGCCGACCTCAGCTCGATCGGCGGCCCCAAGAACGGCTACGTCTTCGACTGCCACGTGCAGGAGATCGACGTGGAGACCGGAAAGGTGCTGCTCGACTGGTCGGCGCTCGACCACATCCCGGTCGCGGAGACCTACCTCGGGCTGACGCAGGATCCCGGGCACGACGGCAAGACCGCCGGCCGCGCGTTCGACGCCTACCACCTGAACGCGGTGGAGGAGGACGGCGACCGCATCCTCGTCTCCGCCAGGCACACGCACACGATCTACTCGATCGACCGGGTGACCGGCGAGGTGAAATGGCGGTTCGGTGGCAGGAGGAGCGACATCGCCGTGGCGAAGGATGCGGTGTTCGCCTGGCAGCACGACGTGCGCAGGCACCAGGACGGCAGCATCACCCTCTTCGACAACCACCTCTACTCGGGCACCGACGGCGCATCCAGGGGGATGCGGTTCTCGCTCGACGCGACGGAGACGACGGCCACCCTGGAACAGTCGTACAGCTACGACGGTCACCTCGGGACCGCGATGGGCAGCGTCGAGGTGCTCCCCAACGGGAACGTCATCGTCGGCTGGGGCACCGACCCATCGGTCACGGAGTTCACCGCAGCGGGCGACGCGGTGTACGAGGCCACGCTCGGCGCCATCTCGTACCGCGCCTCGCGGCACCCCTGGACGGCGCATCCCACCACCGCGCCCGCGGTCGCCGTGCGCGAGGAGGGCGAGAAGACGCGCGTGTTCGCCAGCTGGAACGGCGCGACGGAGGTGCGATCGTGGCGCGTGCTCGCCTCCACCTCGGGCGAGCCGGTGCCGGTGGGAACCGTGAAGCGCTCCGGGTTCGAGACCTCCCTCCTGATCGAGCGGGCTCAGCGCGTCGCCGTTCAGGCACTGGATGCGGACGGCGAAGTTCTCGGCGCATCCAGGACCATCAGCGCCTGA
- a CDS encoding glutamate decarboxylase yields the protein MTTSASGTPRETHHAHTGISDQDQLNPVFARAGEATDFPLNNFPPSESLPETAYQIVHDEAMLDGNSRLNLATFVGTWMDEQADRIYAESADKNMIDKDEYPQTAAIEKRCWTMLAGLWNAPDRDKAIGTSTIGSSEACMLGGLALKRRWQHAQRAAGASTDKPNLVLSSAVQVCWEKFCNYWDVEPRFVPISDEHRVLDGFELEKYVDENTIGVVAIMGVTYTGMYEPVAAIAEALDRIQEQTGLDIPIHVDGASGGMIAPFLQPDLAWDFRVERVASISTSAHKYGLVYPGLGWVIWRSVDDLPKDLVFDVTYLGGHMPTFALNFSRPGAQVLLQYYLFLRLGWDGYYRVQKTCQDVAVYLSGEIAAMDAFTLWNDGTDIPVFAWQITPGHTDKWNLYHLSERLRLKGWLIPAYPMPDDLSDLVVQRIVVRNGLSRNLAESLVIDIREATDYLDALEAPMPTEGQVSSFTH from the coding sequence ATGACCACTTCGGCGTCCGGCACGCCGCGCGAGACGCATCACGCGCACACCGGAATCAGCGACCAGGACCAGCTCAACCCGGTGTTCGCGCGGGCGGGGGAGGCGACCGACTTCCCGCTGAACAACTTCCCGCCCAGCGAGTCCCTTCCGGAGACCGCGTACCAGATCGTGCACGACGAGGCGATGCTCGACGGCAATTCCCGGCTCAACCTGGCGACGTTCGTCGGAACCTGGATGGACGAGCAGGCCGACAGGATCTACGCCGAGTCCGCCGACAAGAACATGATCGACAAGGACGAGTACCCGCAGACCGCCGCGATCGAGAAACGCTGCTGGACGATGCTCGCCGGCCTGTGGAACGCGCCGGACCGGGACAAGGCGATCGGCACCTCCACCATCGGGTCGTCGGAGGCGTGCATGCTCGGCGGTCTCGCCCTCAAGCGGCGCTGGCAGCACGCCCAGCGCGCGGCGGGCGCCTCCACCGACAAGCCGAACCTGGTGCTGTCGAGTGCGGTGCAGGTGTGCTGGGAGAAGTTCTGCAACTACTGGGATGTGGAGCCGCGGTTCGTCCCCATCAGCGACGAGCACCGCGTGCTCGACGGGTTCGAGCTGGAGAAGTACGTCGACGAGAACACCATCGGCGTCGTCGCGATCATGGGCGTCACGTACACCGGGATGTACGAGCCTGTCGCCGCCATCGCCGAAGCCCTCGACCGCATCCAGGAGCAGACGGGGCTAGACATCCCGATCCACGTCGACGGCGCATCCGGTGGCATGATCGCGCCCTTCCTGCAGCCCGACCTGGCGTGGGACTTCCGGGTGGAGCGCGTCGCGTCGATCAGCACATCAGCGCACAAGTACGGCCTGGTGTACCCGGGGCTCGGCTGGGTGATCTGGCGGTCGGTGGACGACCTGCCGAAGGACCTGGTGTTCGACGTCACCTACCTCGGCGGCCACATGCCGACGTTCGCGCTCAACTTCTCCCGGCCGGGCGCGCAGGTGCTGCTGCAGTACTACCTGTTCCTCCGGCTGGGCTGGGACGGCTACTACCGGGTGCAGAAGACCTGCCAGGATGTGGCCGTCTACCTGTCCGGCGAGATCGCGGCGATGGACGCGTTCACCCTCTGGAACGACGGAACGGACATCCCGGTGTTCGCCTGGCAGATAACCCCCGGCCACACGGACAAGTGGAACCTCTACCACCTGTCGGAGCGGCTGCGTCTGAAAGGCTGGCTGATCCCGGCGTACCCGATGCCGGACGACCTCTCCGACCTGGTGGTGCAGCGGATCGTCGTGCGCAACGGCCTGAGCCGCAACCTCGCCGAGAGCCTGGTGATCGACATCCGGGAGGCCACGGACTACCTGGATGCGCTCGAAGCCCCCATGCCCACCGAGGGCCAGGTGTCGAGCTTCACGCACTGA
- a CDS encoding NUDIX domain-containing protein — translation MSEERPAGERTAEQRPGTSIPDSRGRTGLHRVGADLDRNPDVRIRSVEVTSDGWHVLRRTTFDYRGRDGAWTTQARETYDRGNGATILLYDPDARTLLLTRQFRFPAYVNGHHDGMLVEAAAGLLDDDSAEEAIRREAAEELGVTVGELTHLFDLYMSPGSVTERVHFFAAPYSAGEVRGGGGVEEEGEEIEPVTIGYDEALDRIADGTIVDGKTVILLQWAALTLFGV, via the coding sequence ATGAGCGAGGAACGACCGGCAGGGGAACGGACAGCAGAGCAACGACCAGGCACGAGCATCCCGGACTCCCGTGGGCGGACGGGGCTGCACCGGGTGGGCGCCGACCTCGACCGCAACCCGGATGTGCGCATCCGGAGCGTGGAGGTCACCTCCGACGGCTGGCACGTGCTGCGCCGCACCACCTTCGACTACCGCGGCCGCGACGGCGCGTGGACCACCCAGGCGCGAGAGACGTACGACCGCGGAAACGGCGCCACCATCCTGCTCTACGACCCGGATGCGCGCACCCTGCTGCTCACCAGGCAGTTCCGCTTTCCCGCTTATGTGAACGGCCACCACGATGGGATGCTCGTGGAGGCCGCCGCCGGTCTGCTCGACGACGACTCGGCCGAGGAGGCCATCCGGCGCGAGGCCGCGGAGGAGCTCGGCGTGACCGTCGGCGAGCTGACGCACCTGTTCGACCTCTACATGAGCCCCGGATCGGTCACCGAGCGCGTGCACTTCTTCGCCGCGCCGTACTCGGCGGGCGAGGTGCGCGGCGGCGGCGGCGTCGAGGAGGAGGGCGAGGAGATCGAGCCGGTGACCATCGGCTACGACGAAGCGCTCGACCGGATCGCCGACGGCACCATCGTGGACGGCAAGACCGTCATCCTGCTGCAGTGGGCGGCGCTCACCCTGTTCGGCGTGTGA
- a CDS encoding YihY/virulence factor BrkB family protein, giving the protein MAAERGPVGVGVGSSRAEAVGRIERMHHVSWFRLPWGFILKRTFRSFSLDACTDLAAGLTYFAVLSLFPAMIALVSILGLIGQSQAGIDALFKVVEELAPGTLDAVKGPIENLAASPASGWGLVVGIVGAIWSASGYVGGFGRALNRVYGVREGRTVFTLRPVQLGVTVAALVLIALMAVMLVVSGPVATAIGNAIGVGTTVEVVWSIVKWPIMIFAIVLLVALLYSATPNVKQARFRWLTTGSFAAIIVLGIASALFAFYVANFGSYDKTYGALAGIIVFLLWIWIANVALLLGAELDSEIERARQLVSGIEADTVLRLPLKSDKAIVKARDAESTDILAAREIRKRYR; this is encoded by the coding sequence GTGGCCGCTGAGCGCGGCCCTGTCGGGGTCGGCGTCGGTTCGTCGCGCGCGGAGGCGGTAGGCCGGATCGAGCGGATGCACCACGTCTCGTGGTTCCGTCTGCCGTGGGGATTCATCCTCAAGCGCACGTTCCGCAGTTTCTCGCTCGACGCCTGCACCGACCTCGCCGCCGGCCTGACCTACTTCGCCGTGCTGTCGCTGTTCCCGGCGATGATCGCGCTGGTGAGCATCCTGGGCCTGATCGGTCAGAGTCAGGCGGGGATCGACGCGCTCTTCAAGGTGGTCGAGGAACTGGCGCCCGGCACCCTGGATGCGGTCAAGGGCCCGATCGAGAACCTGGCGGCCTCCCCGGCGAGCGGGTGGGGGCTTGTGGTCGGCATCGTGGGCGCCATCTGGTCGGCGTCCGGATACGTCGGCGGTTTCGGGCGAGCGCTGAACCGGGTCTACGGAGTGCGTGAGGGCCGCACGGTCTTCACCCTGCGACCTGTGCAGCTCGGCGTCACCGTCGCTGCCCTGGTGCTGATCGCGCTGATGGCCGTGATGCTCGTGGTGTCCGGCCCGGTCGCCACCGCCATCGGGAACGCCATCGGCGTCGGCACGACGGTGGAGGTGGTGTGGTCGATCGTGAAGTGGCCCATCATGATCTTCGCCATCGTGCTGCTGGTCGCCCTGCTCTACTCGGCGACGCCCAACGTCAAGCAGGCGAGGTTCCGCTGGCTCACCACCGGATCGTTCGCCGCGATCATCGTGCTCGGGATCGCGTCGGCGCTGTTCGCGTTCTACGTCGCCAACTTCGGCAGCTACGACAAGACGTACGGCGCGCTCGCCGGCATCATCGTGTTCCTGCTGTGGATCTGGATCGCGAACGTCGCCCTGCTCCTCGGCGCGGAGCTCGACTCCGAGATCGAGCGCGCCCGCCAGCTGGTCAGCGGCATCGAGGCGGACACCGTGCTGCGCCTGCCGCTCAAGTCGGACAAAGCCATCGTGAAGGCACGGGATGCGGAGTCCACCGACATCCTCGCCGCCAGGGAGATCCGCAAGCGCTACCGTTAG
- a CDS encoding DUF3618 domain-containing protein, whose translation MTDRRPERPPLPQGAGIPTIKLDLEQTRDELASTLDDLFATFNPGVQIRSHPVLFAGLFLGAVAAAAGAVALLTRGRSRGR comes from the coding sequence GTGACCGACCGCCGACCCGAGCGGCCGCCGCTCCCCCAGGGCGCAGGCATCCCCACGATCAAGCTCGACCTGGAGCAGACCAGGGACGAACTGGCGTCGACCCTCGACGACCTGTTCGCCACGTTCAACCCCGGCGTGCAGATCCGGTCGCATCCCGTGCTGTTCGCCGGCCTGTTCCTCGGCGCCGTGGCCGCCGCGGCCGGTGCCGTCGCCCTGCTGACGCGAGGCCGGTCGCGTGGCCGCTGA
- a CDS encoding phage holin family protein: MSFDKPPLPRERRRTTKGLRPLPELTKDLVAQLRRLVASELALFKSEMAAKAKAAGVGAGLLVAALMFVFFALCALVTTAVLAFALIVPAWLAALIVAGILLVLGIIAALIGRASLKRGVPPVPDDLKQELGDDLRALKGERP, from the coding sequence ATGAGTTTCGACAAGCCGCCGCTTCCCCGCGAGCGACGCAGGACCACGAAAGGCTTGCGGCCTCTGCCCGAGCTGACGAAGGACCTCGTCGCGCAGCTGCGGAGGCTGGTGGCGAGCGAGCTCGCCCTGTTCAAGTCGGAGATGGCGGCGAAGGCGAAGGCGGCCGGTGTCGGCGCCGGGCTGCTCGTCGCCGCGCTGATGTTCGTCTTCTTCGCGCTCTGCGCGCTGGTCACGACGGCCGTTCTCGCGTTCGCGCTGATCGTGCCGGCCTGGCTCGCCGCCCTGATCGTCGCCGGCATCCTGCTCGTGCTCGGCATCATCGCCGCCCTGATCGGACGGGCGAGCCTGAAGCGGGGCGTCCCGCCCGTGCCGGACGACCTCAAGCAGGAACTGGGCGACGACCTGCGCGCCCTGAAGGGAGAGCGACCGTGA
- a CDS encoding universal stress protein, which produces MSGNDSTLRGGILVAVVPGQPVTVLQHALTLADDLDVPLICANVDPNRYLVSSYVDGTVVALPYDPDLPEVEDETFDPELEERIRSVLNGTGVPYQLKQLAGDPSWALTRLADEVDARYIVVGTREAGLRGSIREFFNGSVAVHLAHRQHRPVIVVPLAPVPGQGALPWEDPPV; this is translated from the coding sequence ATGAGCGGCAATGACAGCACTCTGCGCGGAGGAATCCTCGTCGCGGTCGTCCCCGGCCAGCCGGTGACGGTCCTGCAGCACGCACTCACCCTCGCCGACGATCTCGACGTTCCCCTGATCTGCGCGAACGTCGACCCGAACCGCTACCTGGTGTCCAGTTACGTGGACGGCACCGTGGTCGCGCTGCCGTACGACCCCGACCTCCCGGAGGTCGAAGACGAGACCTTCGACCCCGAGTTGGAGGAGCGCATCCGGTCGGTGCTGAACGGGACGGGCGTGCCGTACCAGCTGAAGCAGCTGGCCGGCGACCCGTCGTGGGCGCTCACCCGGCTGGCCGACGAGGTGGATGCGCGCTACATCGTGGTCGGGACGCGCGAGGCCGGGCTGCGGGGCAGCATCCGGGAGTTCTTCAACGGCTCGGTGGCGGTGCACCTGGCACACCGGCAGCACCGCCCGGTGATCGTGGTGCCGCTCGCGCCGGTGCCCGGGCAGGGCGCGCTGCCGTGGGAAGACCCGCCGGTATAG
- a CDS encoding CrcB family protein — protein sequence MAATGQAPVHLRWQYLGLVFVGGALGTTARYLISAAIPPLAGLPVATFGINVVGAFLLGWLLETLARRGPDHGMRRSVRLFAGTGILGGFTTYSAFAVDADGLIAAQNLGGSILYAIATILVGAVASVAGIALGACIGRTR from the coding sequence ATGGCCGCGACCGGACAAGCTCCCGTGCACCTGCGCTGGCAGTACCTCGGGCTGGTCTTCGTCGGCGGGGCGCTCGGCACGACCGCCCGCTACCTGATCTCGGCGGCGATCCCCCCGCTGGCCGGGCTGCCGGTGGCGACGTTCGGGATCAACGTGGTCGGCGCATTCCTGCTCGGCTGGCTGCTCGAAACGCTCGCCAGGCGCGGACCGGACCACGGGATGCGCCGCAGCGTGCGCCTGTTCGCCGGGACGGGCATCCTGGGCGGCTTCACCACGTACAGTGCGTTCGCGGTGGATGCGGACGGCCTGATCGCAGCACAGAACCTCGGCGGCAGCATCCTCTACGCCATCGCGACGATCCTGGTCGGCGCGGTGGCGTCGGTGGCGGGCATCGCGCTCGGCGCGTGCATCGGGCGGACGCGGTGA
- the crcB gene encoding fluoride efflux transporter CrcB — translation MTPLLVVGVAVAGGLGAVARLVLDGVLRSRIAVAFPLGTTVINVTGSFLLGLVTGLAIANGLPPEWRAIIGTGFLGGYTTFSTASYETVRLAQQRRYRAAAFNAFGMMLLALAAAGLGLWLGAL, via the coding sequence GTGACGCCGCTACTGGTGGTCGGGGTGGCCGTCGCGGGCGGCCTCGGCGCCGTCGCACGTCTCGTGCTCGACGGGGTGCTGCGCAGCCGGATCGCTGTCGCCTTCCCGCTCGGCACCACCGTGATCAACGTGACGGGCTCGTTCCTCCTCGGCCTGGTCACCGGACTCGCCATCGCCAACGGGCTGCCGCCGGAATGGCGCGCGATCATCGGCACGGGCTTCCTCGGCGGATACACCACCTTCAGCACGGCCAGCTACGAAACCGTCCGACTCGCCCAGCAGCGCCGCTACCGGGCGGCCGCCTTCAACGCGTTCGGCATGATGCTGCTCGCGCTCGCCGCAGCGGGCCTCGGCCTCTGGCTCGGCGCGCTCTAG
- a CDS encoding nuclear transport factor 2 family protein, protein MSEPIEQWVELYRRAWESNDPDDIRALFTEEASYRTEPFAEPWDGHLEIVEGWLDAQDDPGAATFEWRVAGRDQHTYFVEGVTDYRDGPIYSNLWVVKLAPDGRAEEFTEWWMEQEPAQD, encoded by the coding sequence ATGAGCGAACCGATCGAGCAGTGGGTGGAACTCTATCGGCGGGCCTGGGAGTCCAACGATCCGGACGACATCCGGGCGCTGTTCACCGAAGAGGCCAGCTACCGCACCGAGCCGTTCGCCGAGCCGTGGGACGGCCACCTCGAGATCGTCGAGGGCTGGCTGGATGCACAGGACGATCCGGGAGCAGCCACCTTCGAGTGGCGCGTGGCGGGCCGCGACCAGCACACCTACTTCGTCGAGGGCGTCACCGACTATCGCGACGGCCCCATCTACAGCAACCTCTGGGTGGTGAAGCTCGCCCCGGACGGCCGGGCAGAAGAGTTCACCGAGTGGTGGATGGAGCAGGAGCCCGCGCAAGACTGA
- the panD gene encoding aspartate 1-decarboxylase, giving the protein MLRTMFKSKIHRATITHSDLHYVGSLTVDLDLLDAADLLPGEQVSVVDIANGNRFETYLIAGERGSGVIGVNGAAAHLAEVGHLVIVISYAQLTDEEARDFEPTVVHVDAQNRIVAVDSDPASAITPGVETPPFAVR; this is encoded by the coding sequence ATGCTCCGCACCATGTTCAAGTCCAAGATCCACCGCGCGACCATCACGCACTCCGACCTGCACTACGTCGGCTCCCTCACCGTCGACCTCGACCTGCTCGACGCGGCCGACCTCCTCCCCGGCGAACAGGTGAGCGTGGTCGACATCGCCAACGGCAACCGCTTCGAGACCTACCTCATCGCCGGCGAGCGCGGCAGCGGCGTCATCGGCGTCAACGGCGCGGCAGCCCACCTGGCCGAGGTCGGCCACCTGGTGATCGTCATCTCCTACGCCCAGCTGACGGACGAGGAGGCCCGCGACTTCGAGCCGACGGTCGTCCACGTGGATGCGCAGAACCGCATCGTCGCGGTCGACTCCGACCCGGCCTCCGCGATCACCCCCGGCGTCGAAACCCCGCCGTTCGCGGTGCGCTGA
- a CDS encoding MarR family transcriptional regulator, giving the protein MGITDDAVEVRAQGWRTLAALHNFIESELERALTKEVQLSVVEYTVLDALSRQDGWHMRMQQLARASALSPSATTRLVNRLEERSLLTRVLCDDDRRGIYTELTAAGHHLLDAARPIHDAALERALAEAHDVPELAGLISALPQLALVH; this is encoded by the coding sequence ATGGGAATCACCGACGACGCCGTCGAGGTGCGCGCCCAGGGCTGGCGCACCCTCGCGGCGCTGCACAACTTCATCGAGAGCGAACTCGAACGCGCGCTCACCAAAGAGGTGCAGCTCTCCGTGGTCGAGTACACGGTGCTCGACGCCCTCAGCCGCCAGGACGGCTGGCACATGCGCATGCAGCAGCTCGCCCGCGCGAGCGCCCTCAGCCCGAGCGCGACCACCCGCCTCGTCAACCGGCTCGAGGAGCGCAGCCTCCTCACTCGCGTGCTCTGCGACGACGACCGCCGCGGCATCTACACCGAGCTCACGGCCGCCGGCCACCACCTGCTCGACGCGGCCCGGCCCATCCACGACGCCGCCCTCGAACGCGCGCTCGCCGAGGCGCACGACGTGCCCGAGCTGGCCGGGCTGATCTCGGCGCTGCCGCAGCTCGCACTGGTGCACTGA
- a CDS encoding MFS transporter: MPIGLIALALGGFGIGLTEFVIAGLLPEVAADFRVNEAAAGWLISGYALGVVVGALFLTAAINRLPRKAALLGLMVLFIVGNTASALAPTYAFMLSGRVLAALAHGAFFGIGSVVAAGMVAPDKKARAIAIMFTGLTAANVLGVPFGTLLGQALGWRSTFWAIAVIGVVATIGVAVLVPSGTGVRAPSDDAAPSLRSELRAFRSGQVWLSIVVTILGFGGMFGAFTYMAFTLTEVSGFSSGAVPWLLILFGVGLFAGNALGGRFADRALDLTLTVVLAGLAVILAVFALVAGNPVAAVIALVLMGAFGFATVPGLQMRVMNYAPDAPTLASGANIAAFNVGNALGAWIGGVTITAGLGYTSPLWAGAAITLGAVVVMVFAGLAARRSRTDALDAAGVPSKESSTETLPIG, translated from the coding sequence ATGCCCATCGGCCTCATCGCCCTCGCCCTCGGCGGCTTCGGCATCGGCCTCACCGAGTTCGTCATCGCCGGTCTGCTGCCGGAGGTGGCGGCCGACTTCCGCGTGAACGAAGCGGCGGCGGGCTGGCTCATCTCCGGATACGCGCTCGGCGTGGTGGTCGGCGCCCTGTTCCTCACCGCAGCGATCAACCGGCTGCCCAGGAAGGCGGCGCTGCTCGGCCTGATGGTGCTCTTCATCGTGGGCAACACCGCCTCCGCCCTCGCGCCGACCTACGCGTTCATGCTCTCCGGCCGGGTGCTCGCCGCGCTCGCGCACGGCGCCTTCTTCGGCATCGGCTCCGTGGTCGCGGCCGGGATGGTCGCCCCGGACAAGAAGGCGCGCGCCATCGCGATCATGTTCACCGGGCTCACCGCCGCGAACGTGCTCGGCGTCCCGTTCGGCACCCTGCTCGGGCAGGCGCTCGGCTGGCGCTCCACGTTCTGGGCCATCGCGGTGATCGGGGTGGTCGCGACCATCGGCGTCGCCGTGCTCGTGCCGTCCGGGACGGGCGTTCGCGCCCCGTCCGACGACGCAGCACCCAGCCTCCGCAGCGAACTGCGGGCGTTCCGCTCCGGGCAGGTCTGGCTCTCGATCGTCGTGACCATCCTCGGATTCGGCGGGATGTTCGGGGCGTTCACCTACATGGCGTTCACCCTCACGGAGGTCAGCGGGTTCTCATCCGGTGCTGTGCCGTGGTTGCTGATCCTGTTCGGCGTCGGCCTGTTCGCCGGAAACGCGCTCGGCGGCCGCTTCGCCGACCGCGCGCTCGACCTCACGCTCACCGTGGTGCTCGCCGGGCTGGCGGTGATCCTCGCGGTGTTCGCGCTGGTCGCAGGCAACCCGGTCGCTGCGGTGATCGCACTGGTGCTGATGGGCGCGTTCGGGTTCGCGACCGTGCCAGGGCTGCAGATGCGGGTGATGAACTACGCCCCGGATGCTCCGACCCTCGCGTCCGGCGCGAACATCGCCGCGTTCAACGTCGGAAACGCGCTCGGCGCCTGGATCGGCGGGGTGACGATCACGGCCGGTCTCGGCTACACATCCCCGCTCTGGGCGGGGGCCGCGATCACGCTGGGAGCCGTGGTGGTGATGGTGTTCGCCGGGCTGGCGGCGCGGCGTTCGCGCACCGATGCCCTGGATGCGGCCGGAGTCCCCTCGAAAGAATCCTCGACAGAAACTCTTCCGATCGGGTAG